A single genomic interval of Hydractinia symbiolongicarpus strain clone_291-10 chromosome 8, HSymV2.1, whole genome shotgun sequence harbors:
- the LOC130655514 gene encoding WD repeat-containing protein 36-like isoform X2, which produces MCFQKSWQSTSEPISALCSARTLTIVATGNKVCIFQRGKQISSYNEHQATVHMLLQLGDHIISIDDSNAIHVWSHKTSESYLIFSLDPREFKISACMHPSTYLNKILLGSKQGTLQIWNVKTHKLIHELKGWREPVVVLEQSPAVDVVGVGLQSGRIVLINIKFEKILMSFYQEFGLVTAISFRTDGKPIMATGSSSGTISFWDLEKKQSSYVLQAAHSGNVTGMKFFQKQPLLITSGPDNSLKIWIFDNPDGSCRLLKSRCGHSAPPTQSLFYGSYGNVVLTAGMDRTLRYTAVMRGEQCHEFSQGSLLKKFKHSGMQIEDLQLPPITCIAAETSREKDWDNVVTCHLGYSSGVTWSTMKRAKGKFKLGLDGSKTKVATAVDISSCGNFSIVGYKNGLIEKFNLQSGIQRGCFGKKGNGHKGIIRGVAVDTANLVMVSTSADKSIKTWDFKEHTLIDTINCQCPVIKSRLHRESSLLAVCFEDFSLTIYDIDTRNAVRKFPGHTSIITDISWSSDARWLVSASMDGSIKTWDVPSARLIDCFLVDTPASSVAISPTGEFLATTHQDDLGIYLWSNKVTYSGVYPSPLPNDYQPVSLSLPTTQIETEESQVEVEEVEMEEKSNVEEYISPEQISSPLVTLSMLPESRWQTLINLELIKERNKPKQPPKKPKAAPFFLPTVGGLETKFDITQSNEDEDESSRVKKFQTFGFDSPIQKLLKQEQTDRAVIFLDKLRNMSPSETDVEFRSLGPDAGGSVELLCIVLQCFIDLLRIGKDYELVQAYISLFLKLHGDLLYIEKELHDKAELLTTILQETWTNCDELINQSVCLVNYFKSATI; this is translated from the exons AATCCTACTTAATCTTTTCACTGGATCCTAGAGAATTTAAAATAAGTGCGTGTATGCACCCCAGTAcatatttgaataaaattctGTTGGGAAGTAAGCAAGGTACACTACAGATATGGAATGTAAAAACACA CAAACTTATTCACGAATTGAAAGGTTGGAGAGAGCCTGTTGTGGTTCTTGAACAG TCTCCTGCAGTTGATGTTGTTGGAGTGGGATTGCAAAGTGGACGCattgttttaataaatatcAAATTTGAAAAGATCCTGATGTCTTTTTATCAGGAATTTGGATTGGTAACTGCTATATCTTTCAGAACAG ATGGGAAACCAATTATGGCAACTGGTTCATCGTCAGGAACCATTTCGTTCTGGGATTTAGAAAAAAAGCAATCTTCGTATGTTCTTCAGGCGGCACATAGTGGCAATGTAACAGGcatgaaattttttcaaaagcaaCCATTGCTTATCACATCTGGTCCTGATAATTCCTTAAAG atttggaTTTTCGACAATCCAGATGGTAGTTGTAGGTTGTTAAAGAGTCGATGTGGTCATAGTGCTCCACCAACACAATCATTATTTTATGGTTCTTATGGAAATGTCGTTCTAACAGCAG GTATGGATCGAACGCTTCGATATACAGCCGTCATGAGAGGAGAACAATGCCATGAATTTAGTCAAG GGTCtttacttaaaaaatttaaacacagTGGTATGCAGATTGAAGATTTGCAACTTCCACCTATAACTTGCATTGCAGCAG aaacatCCAGAGAGAAAGATTGGGATAATGTTGTCACGTGTCATTTGGGATATTCTTCTGGCGTGACGTGGAGTACAATGAAACGTGCGAAGGGAAAATTCAAACTTGGACTGGATGGATCAAAGACAAAAGTTGCTACG GCTGTTGATATTAGCAGCTGTGGCAATTTCTCTATTGTTGGTTACAAAAACGGCTTGATCGAAAAATTCAATTTACAATCTGGGATACAACGTGGCTGCTTTGGAAAGAAAGGAAACG GTCATAAAGGAATAATCAGAGGCGTTGCTGTGGATACAGCCAACCTCGTAATGGTGTCCACATCAGCTGACAAATCTATAAAG ACGTGGGATTTCAAGGAACACACCCTTATTGATACAATCAACTGCCAATGTCCGGTTATTAAAAGCAGATTACATAGAGAAAG CTCTTTGTTGGCTGTTTGCTTTGAAGACTTTTCTCTGACAATATACGACATCGATACAAGAAATGCCGTTCGAAAATTCCCAGGGCACACAAGTATTATTACGGATATA TCATGGAGTAGCGATGCGCGATGGTTAGTTTCTGCATCCATGGATGGATCTATCAAAACATGGGATGTACCTTCAGCAAG ACTAATAGACTGTTTTCTGGTGGACACACCTGCGTCGAGTGTCGCGATTTCTCCAACTGGTGAATTTCTTGCTACGACACACCAGGATGACTTGGGAATATACTTATG GTCAAACAAAGTGACTTATTCCGGAGTGTATCCTTCCCCTCTACCAAATGATTATCAACCTGTTTCGCTATCGTTGCCGACCACTCAGATTGAAACAGAAG AAAGTCAAGTGGAAGTTGAAGAAGTTGAAATGGAAGAGAAGAGTAATGTGGAAGAATATATCTCTCCGGAACAAATTTCTTCACCCCTGGTCACACTTTCTATGCTACCGGAATCACGTTGGCAGACTTTAATTAACCTTGAACTGATTAAG GAACGAAACAAGCCCAAACAGCCTCCTAAGAAACCAAAAGCTGCACCGTTTTTCTTACCAACTGTTGGAGGTTTGGAAACAAAGTTCGACATAACGCAATCCAATGAAGATGAGGATGAG AGTTCACGGGTGAAAAAATTTCAAACGTTTGGATTTGACTCGCCTATTCAGAAGTTATTGAAGCAGGAACAAACTGATAGAG CTGTTATCTTTCTTGACAAGTTACGAAACATGAGTCCGTCTGAAACAGATGTTGAATTTCGTTCACTTGGTCCGGACGCAGGTGGAAGCGTCGAACTATTATGCATAGTGTTACAATGCTTTATCGACTTACTGCGTATTGGAAAGGATTATGAACTTGTTCAAGCATATATTTCGCTCTTTCTGAAG CTACACGGGGACCTGTTGTACATCGAAAAAGAATTACATGACAAAGCTGAACTTTTGACGACAATTTTGCAGGAGACGTGGACGAATTGTGACGAACTGATCAACCAATCTGTATGTCttgtaaattatttcaaaagtgCAACTATATAG
- the LOC130655519 gene encoding contactin-associated protein like 5-3-like: protein MMLFLLFVYSMFTSVSGHTFTLIDREKSYARLHSPMWKRNGKLHFNMKTNGKDGTICTIENQVGEIMRLISQKGLLQILFDDIKQPVFTDSLEIRERRWNHIRLHQTRDGLAMRFNHVNMDIPLTKRRWKVSYWKSVTIGEPLQERNEVNSQRSIVGCIQLHTHKHDEKFIDNKQAILDGCIDACAVQSCQNGGECVNQYNAITCDCRSSGYTGKTCDIKAEAVKLDTSNFIVMEVNLLDEDDEISIRFKTNIPSGILIATESQDELPLVELYNSSILVVVQVATGVLRMNIGKDLHDGQWHHFQLSRNFHDVKLKLDSDVNVHAIIRDENNNVNLSKEESFLHFGGVVNPNDTIYSLSKQNFKGCLQQVFFGQNDVIRNSLRQHNPSYSTAGKIEPCHGSSG, encoded by the exons ATGATGCTTTTTCTACTCTTCGTGTATTCCATGTTTACTTCTGTGTCTGGTCACACATTTACGTTAATAGATAGAGAAAAATCGTACGCTCGTCTGCATTCGCCGATGTGGAAACGAAatggaaaattacattttaatatGAAAACAAATGGAAAGGACGGTACAATTTGTACGATTGAAAATCAAGTTGGCGAAATTATGAGATTGATATCACAAAAAGGCCTTCTTCAAATTCTATTTGACGATATCAAGCAACCGGTATTTACGGACAGCTTAGAAATAAGAGAACGTCGTTGGAATCACATTCGATTGCATCAAACACGTGATGGTTTAGCAATGCGCTTTAATCACGTGAATATGGACATTCCGTTGACAAAAAGACGGTGGAAGGTTTCTTATTGGAAAAGCGTGACCATAGGTGAACCATTGCAAGAACGGAATGAAGTAAATAGCCAAAGAAG taTTGTAGGTTGTATACAACTTCATACACATAAACATGATGAAAAGTTTATAGACAACAAGCAAGCAATATTGGACGGTTGCATTGACGCATGCGCTGTACAATCCTGTCAAAATGGTGGAGAATGTGTTAACCAATATAATGCTATTACTTGTGACTGTCGAAGCAGTGGTTACACTGGAAAAACTTGTGATATCA AAGCTGAAGCAGTAAAATTAGACACCTCGAATTTCATAGTAATGGAAGTCAATCTCTTGGACGAAGATGACGAAATTTCGATtcgttttaaaacaaatattccAAGTGGAATTTTAATAGCAACAGAATCACAAGACGAGTTACCCTTGGTCGAATTATATAACTCAAGTATTCTTGTTGTTGTTCAAGTTGCCACAG GTGTATTACGAATGAACATCGGCAAGGATTTACACGACGGGCAGTGGCATCATTTTCAGTTATCTCGCAACTTTCACGACGTCAAACTAAAACTCGACAGTGACGTTAATGTGCACGCTATTATCCGCGACGAAAACAACAACGTCAACCTGAGTAAAGAAGAAAGTTTCTTACATTTCGGAGGAGTTGTGAATCCTAATGATACTATTTACTCTctaagtaaacaaaactttaaagGTTGCTTGCAACAAGTTTTTTTTGGTCAAAATGACGTCATAAGAAATTCGTTACGTCAGCACAATCCGTCATATTCAACTGCTGGAAAAATTGAGCCTTGTCATGGTTCTTCAGGGTAA